The following nucleotide sequence is from Candidatus Woesearchaeota archaeon.
AACTATGTTTATAAGTAATTTAATATATAATCTTATTATGAAATTAAATTTATATTTCGGAATGTTGATATTGTTATTGGTATCTTTTTCGGGATGTTCTCAAGCAATTGTTGATGATAATAAAAATGAGACTTCAGTTGATGAAGGATTAATAGAGTGTACTATGGAATATGCTCCAGTTTGTGGTATTGATGGTGTAACTTATAGTAATAAGTGTGGTGCAAGAGATACTGAGATTGCCTATGTTGGTGAGTGCTCAGAAGAAAATGCATTTGTTGACCTTAAAATTTGTACTAGAGAATATGCACCAGTTTGTGGTGCTGATGATGTTACTTATTCAAATAGTTGTATGGGTGGAAATATGAGTATAGTGAGTCAAGGATCTTGTGAAAATTTAGAGTAGAATTAATTTTTTATTTTTCTTTGAATTCAGCATCTTGGATATTTAAATCCTTGAGTTTTTTTGATTTTTGAGGTTTTTCTTTTTTTTGTCTCATATTATTAAGATTCATTTTTGCAAATACTACTGGTGAATTCTGTGAACTTGAATCAATTAGAGCAATTATTAATGCAATTATTCTAAGTAAGTATACTAGAATTGCAAGAGGAATTGCAATAATTTTAACACTTATTAGAATAGGAATTATACTAATTAGAGCAAGAATTAAAATTATGATTTCTAATACTAAATTAATTATTCGTAGTCTTATTAATGAGAGTATTATTTGAATTAGAATTAATCCAATTGTTGCTTGATATATGTCTTGATATACTGTAGGAATTAAACTAAGCAGTAGAAATCCTCCAATAAGCATTCCTAGAATATGTTGAATAGTTCCTAGAATACTAGTTTGAGTTGTGTTTGTATTTTTTATCATATTTATTCTAGTTAGTTTTTATTAATAAATCTAATTATTAATTGTAGATTATAACATTTAATATTCCGATGTTAGTCTCTTTATTTATAGTATCTTTTACAGGAATTAGGGTTTTGAATCTTTCTTCATTTTTTCTATTTTCGTTGTTTGAATTATCATATCTTAAATCATAAATGGTTATGTTTTTTATTGATTTTAGATTTTTATCATATAGTTCTACAATGACTGTTGCCTCACCTAATTGTTTTCTTATGAATTCTTTATTTGATTTTGAATAGTTTGAAAATATTTCTAGAGATACTTGGTCAAATTCTTCATCAATATCTCCTTGAGATGTTACATGTAAAAATTCTGAATTTACAATATATGAATATTTTTCAAAAGATCTATCTCTTAAATCATTTTCTTGCATTTCTTTTATAGAATTAGTACTCACATTGTTATACCATACCATTCCAATTACTAAAATTATGTAAACTAGGATGATAATTGCAAAAGTTTCACCAAATTTAATTTGTGATTTTTTATTCATTAATATAATTATAAGACAAAATTTTATAAAATATCTTGTTATAACTTAATTATGGGTAAAATTAAAAAAGTTTCAAATTTAGAGTTTTTAGATTTGTTTAAAGTGTTTTTTTCAACAAAGGTTTTTGAGGATAAGAAAATTTCTTTGAAGTTTCTTATTGGAGTGTTTTTTACAGTTCAGTTTATTTTAGGAATCATTTCTATTTTGAAAAATTTGATTCCAAATTATTCTTTGTATTCAAATAGTTTTAAATTTTTTAGTGTATTTTTGGCATGGTCTATTATTTATTTAATTTTATTTACATTATTTTATT
It contains:
- a CDS encoding Kazal-type serine protease inhibitor family protein, translating into MKLNLYFGMLILLLVSFSGCSQAIVDDNKNETSVDEGLIECTMEYAPVCGIDGVTYSNKCGARDTEIAYVGECSEENAFVDLKICTREYAPVCGADDVTYSNSCMGGNMSIVSQGSCENLE